The following are encoded together in the Mumia sp. Pv4-285 genome:
- a CDS encoding ABC transporter permease, with amino-acid sequence MRALPKMVKVETKLFLRDAATVTFGVLFPTGLLLGLGAIPTLRESSPETGGLRSIDVWAPTALVFGMVMIAVQHVPTVIATYRERGILRRLSTTPAHPRNVLLAQMIVAFASAVVAAALMIFLAWAVLDIAPPERPLEFVVAFVVGYAALLGLGMVSAAMARTSSAANQIGTVMFVALMFFGGAFLPRVLMPDVLREVGEFIPPGLQALTAAWSAEAGEITATAGGQAFWLQIAIMAGVAMITSAIAAKRFRWE; translated from the coding sequence ATGCGTGCTCTCCCGAAGATGGTCAAGGTCGAGACGAAGCTCTTCCTTCGCGACGCTGCCACAGTCACCTTCGGTGTGCTGTTCCCGACGGGCCTCCTACTCGGGCTGGGTGCCATCCCGACGCTCAGAGAGTCGTCGCCGGAAACCGGCGGGCTCCGGTCCATCGACGTCTGGGCGCCGACGGCACTGGTGTTCGGGATGGTGATGATCGCCGTGCAGCACGTCCCGACGGTGATCGCGACGTATCGTGAACGCGGCATCCTGCGCAGGCTGTCGACAACCCCGGCCCATCCGCGGAACGTCCTGCTCGCGCAGATGATCGTCGCGTTCGCTTCCGCGGTCGTCGCCGCGGCCCTCATGATCTTCCTCGCGTGGGCGGTGCTGGACATCGCGCCGCCCGAGCGTCCCCTGGAGTTCGTCGTCGCCTTCGTCGTCGGCTATGCGGCACTGCTCGGGCTCGGCATGGTCTCCGCGGCCATGGCCCGCACGAGCAGCGCCGCGAACCAGATCGGGACCGTCATGTTCGTCGCGCTGATGTTCTTCGGAGGGGCATTCCTGCCCCGTGTCCTCATGCCCGACGTGCTGCGCGAGGTCGGCGAGTTCATCCCGCCTGGACTGCAGGCTCTCACCGCGGCGTGGTCCGCCGAAGCGGGTGAGATCACCGCCACCGCCGGTGGGCAGGCCTTCTGGCTGCAGATTGCCATAATGGCGGGTGTCGCCATGATCACGAGCGCGATCGCCGCGAAGCGCTTCCGCTGGGAGTAG
- a CDS encoding sensor histidine kinase, with product MIRDAGAGERPRSGTYGSAVAEEAEIANRSRLAWKEQQLRIWDLLQLITPWLLLTISTAIYFSWVLPASGERFWPEGATVLGLVAVAVLWVLFCHTLPLKRKTLRPVSTGIFFVGLLTLCVTLMTYSDVFLVFTIAGFFHAYLLRPWPLGVLGVLATSVVLNASVMRVWADPTADVLAEFILIVAVQTAAIGVGIVLTARSEPEERKREELVERLEAALHENAGLHAQLVAQARESGAQDERQRLAGEIHDTLAQGLAGIITQLQAAERSASRRGETEEHVARALRLARSSLTEARRSVRALAPQELGRAHLPDALRTLTERWSEDQGVSAQVEVTGTREPLSPAIEVSLFRVAQESLTNVAKHAKASRVGVTLSYTGIEVLLDVRDDGRGFVTGVGTGFGLTSMRQRIRGVGGHVEVQSAPGEGTSVSVRVPAIAPGGTRAEGETDR from the coding sequence ATGATTCGGGATGCCGGGGCCGGCGAGCGCCCGCGCTCCGGGACGTACGGGTCCGCCGTCGCGGAAGAGGCGGAGATCGCGAATCGATCCCGATTGGCCTGGAAAGAGCAGCAGCTGCGGATCTGGGACCTGCTGCAGCTGATCACCCCGTGGCTGCTGCTGACGATCTCGACGGCGATCTACTTCTCGTGGGTGCTTCCGGCTTCCGGTGAACGATTCTGGCCCGAGGGCGCAACCGTCCTCGGGCTGGTCGCGGTCGCGGTCCTGTGGGTGCTGTTCTGTCACACGCTGCCCCTCAAGAGGAAGACGCTCCGCCCCGTGTCGACGGGCATCTTCTTCGTCGGACTGCTGACGCTGTGCGTCACCCTCATGACGTACTCCGACGTCTTCCTCGTCTTCACCATCGCAGGCTTCTTCCACGCGTACCTGCTCAGGCCGTGGCCGTTGGGGGTGCTCGGAGTCCTGGCCACCTCGGTGGTCCTCAACGCCTCGGTGATGCGCGTGTGGGCAGACCCGACCGCGGACGTGCTGGCGGAGTTCATCCTGATCGTCGCCGTGCAGACCGCGGCGATCGGGGTGGGTATCGTGCTGACGGCGCGCAGCGAGCCGGAGGAACGCAAGCGTGAGGAGCTCGTCGAGCGGCTCGAGGCGGCACTGCACGAGAACGCCGGGCTTCATGCGCAGCTGGTCGCCCAGGCGCGTGAATCCGGGGCGCAGGACGAGCGGCAGCGACTGGCCGGCGAGATCCACGACACGCTGGCTCAGGGTCTCGCCGGCATCATCACGCAGCTCCAGGCAGCGGAGCGTTCCGCCAGTCGGCGGGGCGAGACGGAAGAACACGTTGCGCGTGCACTTCGGCTTGCGCGGAGCAGCCTGACCGAGGCAAGACGGTCCGTGCGGGCGCTCGCTCCGCAGGAGCTCGGGCGAGCGCACCTCCCCGACGCGCTTCGCACCTTGACCGAGCGATGGTCGGAGGACCAGGGGGTCAGCGCGCAGGTGGAGGTCACCGGCACCCGAGAGCCACTGAGCCCGGCGATCGAGGTGTCGCTCTTCCGGGTCGCGCAGGAGTCGCTGACCAACGTGGCGAAGCACGCGAAGGCCTCGCGCGTCGGTGTCACCCTGTCGTACACGGGCATCGAGGTGCTGTTGGACGTGCGTGATGATGGACGCGGGTTCGTGACAGGGGTCGGCACCGGCTTCGGCCTGACGAGCATGCGCCAACGCATCAGAGGGGTCGGCGGTCACGTCGAGGTGCAGAGCGCGCCGGGTGAAGGGACATCCGTCAGTGTGCGCGTCCCGGCGATCGCCCCCGGCGGCACGAGAGCAGAGGGGGAGACCGACCGATGA
- a CDS encoding response regulator, whose amino-acid sequence MIRLVVVDDHPIVRGGLRDTFADAEDIVVVGEAGDGAEGIERAEQLAADVVLMDLRMPGMDGVAATAALRERVPSARVLILTTFDSESDVLPAIEAGAIGYLLKDALPDELMRAVRAAARGESVLAPSVTQHLMGQVRRPGAGTLTDREKQVLQLVANGSSNREAAAALFIGEASIKTHLQHIYDKLGVRDRASAVAEGYRRRLLT is encoded by the coding sequence ATGATCCGACTCGTCGTCGTCGACGACCACCCGATCGTGAGGGGCGGGCTTCGCGACACGTTCGCGGACGCCGAGGACATCGTCGTGGTCGGTGAGGCCGGGGACGGAGCCGAGGGCATCGAGCGTGCGGAGCAGCTGGCAGCGGACGTCGTGCTCATGGACCTTCGGATGCCCGGGATGGACGGCGTCGCCGCGACCGCGGCCCTGCGCGAGCGGGTTCCCAGTGCCCGAGTGCTGATCCTGACCACCTTCGACAGCGAGAGCGACGTTCTGCCGGCGATCGAGGCGGGTGCGATCGGCTATCTCCTGAAGGATGCTCTGCCCGACGAGCTGATGCGCGCCGTACGTGCAGCCGCCCGTGGCGAGTCGGTGCTCGCGCCGTCGGTGACGCAGCACCTCATGGGGCAGGTTCGGAGGCCCGGCGCCGGCACGCTGACCGATCGAGAGAAGCAGGTGCTGCAGCTGGTCGCGAACGGCAGCTCGAACCGGGAGGCCGCTGCGGCGCTCTTTATCGGTGAGGCGAGCATCAAGACCCACCTGCAACACATCTACGACAAGCTCGGCGTTCGTGATCGGGCCTCGGCGGTGGCCGAGGGCTACCGCCGTCGCCTGCTCACGTGA
- a CDS encoding ABC transporter substrate-binding protein translates to MNPVRRPARLAAFAAASLLALAVGCAPADEGDDDTDASDSAASCEKADLPLKTDGQLTIGTDSPAYEPWFVDDDPSNGKGFESAVAYAVADQLGFAKDEVVWEAVPFNTSYQPGEKSFDFDINQVSITEERAKAVTFSEPYYKAAQAIITLEDSPYAKATSFADLKDAQFGAQVGTTSLNAIDQIAPAKQPRVYDDSNQATKALEVGQIDALVLDLPSAFYTTAAVLSEPGVIVGQFQPETGQSEEFGLLLQKGSELVGCLDEAITTLREDGTLADLEEQWLSQTTGVPELS, encoded by the coding sequence ATGAATCCTGTGCGTCGCCCTGCCCGTCTCGCTGCCTTCGCCGCCGCCTCCCTCCTGGCGCTCGCCGTCGGGTGCGCCCCGGCCGACGAGGGTGACGACGACACCGACGCGTCCGACAGCGCGGCGTCCTGCGAGAAGGCCGACCTCCCCCTGAAGACCGACGGCCAGCTCACGATCGGCACCGACTCCCCGGCGTACGAGCCGTGGTTCGTCGACGACGACCCGAGCAACGGCAAGGGCTTCGAGAGCGCGGTCGCGTACGCCGTCGCCGACCAGCTCGGGTTCGCGAAGGACGAGGTCGTGTGGGAGGCGGTGCCGTTCAACACGAGCTACCAGCCGGGTGAGAAGTCGTTCGACTTCGACATCAACCAGGTCTCGATCACCGAGGAGCGCGCGAAGGCGGTCACGTTCTCGGAGCCCTACTACAAGGCGGCGCAGGCGATCATCACGCTCGAGGACAGCCCGTACGCGAAGGCCACGAGCTTCGCCGACCTCAAGGACGCACAGTTCGGCGCGCAGGTCGGGACGACCTCGCTGAACGCGATCGACCAGATCGCGCCGGCGAAGCAGCCTCGCGTGTACGACGACAGCAACCAGGCCACCAAGGCCCTCGAGGTCGGCCAGATCGACGCGCTCGTCCTCGACCTGCCGTCCGCGTTCTACACGACCGCAGCGGTGCTCTCCGAGCCCGGTGTGATCGTCGGGCAGTTCCAGCCCGAGACCGGGCAGAGCGAGGAGTTCGGCCTCCTCCTGCAGAAGGGCAGCGAGCTCGTCGGATGCCTGGACGAGGCGATCACCACGCTGCGTGAGGACGGCACCCTCGCCGATCTCGAAGAGCAGTGGCTGTCGCAGACCACGGGTGTGCCTGAGCTGTCGTGA
- a CDS encoding amino acid ABC transporter permease has protein sequence MSASWEVSARQLERLAFRRRRDRRRMTIALVSTVVVLVGAWLLITSAPGWDRVRETYFDWDDAKAAFPDIAKAFVTNIKAFLVAEVLILALALLVAIIRVVPSAWMAPLKVLATIYTDVFRGTPTLLVVLLVGFGIPALGLQGAPTSLFWLGVIALTLSYGAYVAEVIRAGILSVHPSQWASGRSLGLSYGKTLRHVVLPQALRRVTPPLLNDFVSLQKDTALLSVIGLVEALRQAQIFSSRDFVFTPYVVAAAFFIVATIPLARFTDWLSLRAARRQSGAA, from the coding sequence GTGAGCGCCTCCTGGGAGGTGAGCGCGCGCCAGCTCGAACGCCTGGCGTTCCGGCGCCGTCGCGACCGCCGCCGGATGACGATCGCGCTCGTGTCGACCGTCGTCGTGCTCGTCGGCGCCTGGCTCCTGATCACCTCCGCGCCGGGCTGGGACCGCGTCCGCGAGACGTACTTCGACTGGGACGACGCCAAGGCAGCCTTCCCCGACATCGCGAAGGCGTTCGTCACGAACATCAAGGCGTTCCTCGTCGCCGAGGTCCTGATCCTCGCGCTCGCGCTGCTCGTCGCGATCATCCGGGTGGTGCCGTCGGCGTGGATGGCGCCGCTGAAGGTCCTCGCCACGATCTACACCGACGTCTTCCGTGGCACGCCGACCCTGCTCGTCGTGCTCCTGGTCGGGTTCGGGATCCCGGCCCTCGGTCTCCAAGGCGCCCCGACGAGCCTGTTCTGGCTCGGCGTCATCGCGCTGACCCTGAGCTACGGGGCGTACGTCGCCGAGGTGATCCGTGCAGGCATCTTGTCGGTCCACCCGAGCCAGTGGGCCAGCGGTCGGTCGCTCGGCCTCTCGTACGGCAAGACCCTCCGCCACGTCGTTCTGCCGCAGGCGCTCCGCCGCGTGACGCCGCCGCTGCTCAACGACTTCGTCTCGCTCCAGAAGGACACCGCCCTGCTCTCCGTGATCGGCCTCGTCGAGGCGCTGCGGCAGGCGCAGATCTTCTCCAGCCGCGACTTCGTCTTCACGCCGTACGTCGTCGCGGCCGCCTTCTTCATCGTGGCGACGATCCCGCTCGCGCGGTTCACCGACTGGCTGTCGCTGCGTGCGGCCCGACGACAGAGCGGGGCAGCATGA
- a CDS encoding amino acid ABC transporter ATP-binding protein has product MSGLLEARGVRKTYGDHDVLKGVDLSVDAHHVVCLIGASGSGKSTLLRCLNLLEVVDDGEIWFDGAEITDPRVDVDEVRRDIGTVFQAFNLFPHMSVLDNVTLGPRKVRGGRRRDAEERAMALLTRFGLADQARKHPDALSGGQQQRVAIVRALAMEPKVLLLDEVTSALDPMLVGEVLEAVRELKAEGMTIVMATHEMQFAREVADEVLFLESGVVCERGTAEQVFTDPTDPRTRAFLARHLA; this is encoded by the coding sequence ATGAGCGGGCTCCTGGAGGCGCGCGGCGTCCGCAAGACGTACGGCGACCACGACGTGCTCAAGGGTGTCGACCTGAGCGTCGACGCGCACCACGTGGTGTGCCTGATCGGCGCGTCCGGCTCGGGCAAGTCGACGCTCCTGCGCTGCCTCAACCTGCTCGAGGTCGTGGACGACGGCGAGATCTGGTTCGACGGCGCCGAGATCACCGACCCGCGGGTCGACGTCGACGAGGTGCGCCGTGACATCGGCACGGTCTTCCAGGCCTTCAACCTCTTCCCGCACATGTCGGTCCTCGACAACGTCACGCTCGGCCCCCGCAAGGTCCGCGGTGGTCGCCGTCGCGACGCCGAGGAGCGCGCGATGGCGCTGCTCACGCGGTTCGGTCTCGCCGACCAGGCGCGCAAGCATCCCGACGCGCTCTCGGGAGGCCAGCAGCAGCGGGTCGCGATCGTCCGCGCTCTCGCGATGGAGCCGAAGGTCCTGCTGCTCGACGAGGTCACCTCGGCGCTCGACCCGATGCTCGTCGGCGAGGTCCTCGAGGCGGTGCGCGAGCTGAAGGCCGAGGGCATGACGATCGTGATGGCCACCCACGAGATGCAGTTCGCGCGCGAGGTCGCCGACGAGGTGCTCTTCCTCGAGAGCGGTGTCGTGTGCGAGCGCGGGACGGCCGAGCAGGTCTTCACCGACCCGACCGATCCGCGTACGCGCGCGTTCCTGGCGCGCCACCTGGCCTGA
- a CDS encoding AraC family transcriptional regulator, with amino-acid sequence MVATGYDAQPVRTSEPVAALDELLGALHWSVTGFARDDLGAGDHRRYHGDGMRFHYVVSGDAVVSRGTERTELREGAFLLLPRGGEALLRSTTTTTLYTGNLRLEVSDGDRLVRLMPDTVLACCFRAAEPVMGPLLDAMDDEVRRARPGSSSLTTRIANLVMVAAIRQWAESGCGAASGWLGAIRDPHVARVLAAIHDDPGSPWTVASLAQVASASRSQFSEQFRAAVGDSPHRYLTAVRMRKAMDLLRTGTPSTYVASVTGYGSEAAFSRAFRRHTGLSPRAWRQAA; translated from the coding sequence ATGGTCGCCACGGGGTACGACGCACAGCCCGTCCGCACGTCCGAGCCTGTCGCAGCGCTCGACGAGCTCCTCGGGGCGCTGCACTGGAGCGTGACCGGGTTCGCCCGCGACGACCTCGGTGCCGGCGACCACCGGCGCTACCACGGTGACGGGATGCGCTTCCACTACGTCGTCTCCGGTGACGCGGTGGTCAGCCGCGGCACAGAACGGACCGAGCTGCGGGAGGGCGCGTTCCTGCTTCTGCCGCGCGGCGGTGAGGCGCTCCTCCGCTCGACCACGACGACGACGCTCTACACCGGCAACCTCCGGCTCGAGGTCTCCGACGGCGACCGGCTGGTCCGGCTCATGCCCGACACGGTGCTCGCCTGCTGCTTCCGCGCCGCCGAACCCGTCATGGGGCCGCTGCTGGACGCGATGGACGACGAGGTGCGCCGCGCGCGGCCCGGCTCGAGCTCGCTCACGACCCGGATCGCGAACCTCGTGATGGTCGCGGCGATCCGTCAGTGGGCGGAGTCCGGCTGCGGCGCCGCGAGCGGATGGCTCGGCGCGATCCGCGACCCGCACGTGGCCCGAGTGCTCGCCGCCATCCACGACGACCCCGGCTCGCCCTGGACGGTCGCGTCGCTCGCCCAGGTGGCGAGTGCGTCGCGGTCGCAGTTCTCCGAGCAGTTCCGTGCCGCGGTGGGCGACAGCCCTCACCGGTACCTGACGGCGGTCCGGATGCGGAAGGCCATGGACCTGCTGCGCACCGGCACCCCGTCGACGTACGTCGCCTCGGTCACCGGCTACGGGTCGGAGGCGGCGTTCAGCCGCGCGTTCCGACGCCACACCGGACTGTCGCCGCGCGCGTGGCGGCAGGCCGCCTGA
- a CDS encoding MFS transporter, producing MTATQTADGTTAVDRSAPPASWWAVGALALGIFTLVTAEFLPASLLSPMAHDLGVSEGMAGQTVTVTALMGAVTAPTLAILLPRTDRRVVMVGLTALALVSNLLVAISPGLVTVLLARLLLGVALAGFWAMVLAVTAQLVAPDHLGRAMMVVNSGVSLATVLAVPVGAFLGELWGWRWVFVAAGGTAVLALVAQLVTLPRLPVTSSGSLRILLETARRRIVLVGMTATALIAGGHFAGFTYLRPALDRVPLLTAAGLAGLLAAYGAASFVGNILSGLLADKRLRLLVVAAPVLIGVATVTLALGGTSYALVAATVVLWGIGFGGIPTAVQTWIARVAPDRLESMGGLFVATFQIAIALGAAVGGLVVDAFDVRTALVLGGVAAVLGGALLGAARRV from the coding sequence ATGACCGCCACGCAGACCGCAGACGGCACGACCGCCGTCGATCGTTCGGCCCCACCCGCGTCGTGGTGGGCCGTCGGTGCGCTGGCGCTGGGCATCTTCACCCTGGTGACGGCGGAGTTCCTCCCCGCGAGCCTCCTCTCGCCGATGGCGCACGACCTCGGCGTGTCCGAGGGCATGGCGGGCCAGACCGTGACCGTCACCGCACTGATGGGCGCGGTGACCGCACCGACGCTGGCGATCCTGCTGCCGCGCACGGACCGGCGCGTGGTGATGGTGGGGCTCACGGCGCTCGCGCTGGTGTCGAACCTGCTGGTCGCGATCAGCCCAGGCCTGGTCACGGTCCTCCTCGCACGGCTGCTGCTCGGCGTCGCCCTGGCGGGGTTCTGGGCGATGGTCCTCGCGGTGACCGCCCAGCTCGTCGCCCCCGACCACCTCGGCCGCGCGATGATGGTGGTCAACTCGGGCGTCTCGCTCGCCACGGTGCTGGCCGTCCCCGTCGGAGCGTTCCTGGGGGAGCTGTGGGGCTGGCGGTGGGTGTTCGTCGCCGCTGGCGGAACCGCCGTGCTCGCCCTGGTGGCGCAGCTCGTCACCCTTCCCCGACTCCCGGTCACGTCCAGCGGCTCGCTGCGCATCCTCCTCGAGACGGCCAGGCGCCGCATCGTGCTCGTCGGGATGACGGCAACGGCGCTGATCGCCGGTGGACACTTCGCCGGCTTCACCTACCTTCGGCCGGCGCTCGACCGCGTCCCGCTGCTGACCGCGGCCGGCCTCGCCGGGCTGCTGGCGGCGTACGGGGCGGCGAGCTTCGTCGGCAACATCCTGAGCGGGCTGCTGGCCGACAAGCGGTTGCGGCTTCTCGTGGTCGCAGCACCTGTCCTGATCGGAGTCGCGACGGTGACGCTCGCGCTCGGCGGCACCTCGTACGCCCTGGTGGCGGCGACGGTCGTGCTCTGGGGGATCGGTTTCGGCGGGATCCCGACCGCCGTCCAGACATGGATCGCGCGCGTCGCGCCGGACCGGCTGGAGAGCATGGGCGGGTTGTTCGTGGCGACGTTCCAGATCGCGATCGCGCTGGGCGCAGCGGTCGGCGGGCTCGTCGTCGACGCGTTCGACGTGCGCACGGCTCTGGTGCTCGGTGGTGTCGCCGCGGTGCTGGGCGGCGCCCTGCTCGGGGCCGCTCGCCGGGTCTGA
- a CDS encoding dihydrofolate reductase family protein yields MPKLRAHTISVSVDGFMAGPDQDLENPLGVGGEALHAWIFPQKDSGRPVDPSGPDADFLLRRTEGVGATVMGRNMFGPVRGEWPDESWRGWWGEDPPFHHPTFVLTHHAREPLTMDGGTTFHFITDGLESAVEQAFDAADGQDVVLGGGASTIRAALQVGLLDELHVAIVPVLLGRGEPLFSARLPPSYVVVEHVPSDSVTHVVIAKRESAAT; encoded by the coding sequence GTGCCGAAACTTCGAGCCCACACCATCAGCGTCTCCGTCGACGGCTTCATGGCCGGTCCCGACCAGGATCTCGAGAACCCGCTCGGCGTCGGCGGTGAGGCGCTGCACGCGTGGATCTTCCCGCAGAAGGACTCGGGCCGACCCGTCGACCCTTCGGGGCCGGACGCGGACTTCCTGCTCCGGCGCACCGAGGGCGTCGGTGCGACCGTGATGGGCCGCAACATGTTCGGGCCCGTCCGCGGTGAGTGGCCTGACGAGTCCTGGCGGGGTTGGTGGGGCGAGGACCCGCCGTTCCACCACCCGACGTTCGTCCTCACCCACCACGCGCGCGAGCCGCTGACGATGGACGGCGGGACGACCTTCCACTTCATCACCGACGGCTTGGAGTCTGCTGTCGAGCAAGCGTTCGACGCGGCTGACGGCCAGGACGTCGTGCTCGGCGGTGGAGCGTCGACGATCCGTGCCGCACTCCAGGTCGGGCTGCTCGACGAGCTGCACGTCGCGATCGTCCCAGTGCTGCTCGGACGCGGCGAGCCGTTGTTCTCCGCACGGCTGCCACCGTCGTACGTGGTGGTCGAGCACGTGCCCTCGGACTCGGTCACGCACGTGGTGATCGCGAAGCGCGAGAGCGCCGCGACCTAG